The Panicum hallii strain FIL2 chromosome 9, PHallii_v3.1, whole genome shotgun sequence genome has a window encoding:
- the LOC112874532 gene encoding probable galacturonosyltransferase 14: protein MQLRISPSMRSITISSSNGVVDSMKVRVAPQLPPPPPPPLGPGRRGGGGGWGAGWYWRAVAFPAVVALGCLLPFAFILAAVPALEAGGSKCSSIDCLGRRIGPSFLGRQGGDSARLVQDLYRIFDQVNNEEFPSNEKLPESFRDFLLEMKDNHYDAKTFAVRLKATMENMDKEVKRSRLAEQLYKHYAATAIPKGIHCLSLRLTDEYSSNAHARKQLPPPELLPLLSDNSFQHYILASDNILAASVVVSSTVRSSSVPEKVVFHVITDKKTYPGMHSWFALNSISPAIVEVKGVHQFDWLTRENVPVLEAIENHRGVRNHYHGDHGTVSSASDNPRVLASKLQARSPKYISLLNHLRIYLPELFPNLNKVVFLDDDIVVQRDLSPLWEINLEGKVNGAVETCRGEDNWVMSKRFRTYFNFSHPVISQSLDPDECAWAYGMNIFDLAAWRKTNIRDTYHFWLKENLKSGLTLWKFGTLPPALIAFRGHVHGIDPSWHLLGLGYQEKTDIESVRRAAVIHYNGQCKPWLDIAFKNLQPFWARHVNYSNDFVRNCHILEPQYDKE from the exons ATGCAGCTGCGGATCTCGCCGAGCATGCGCAGCATCACCATCTCCAGCAGCAATGGCGTCGTCGACTCCATGAAGGTGCGCGTCGCGCCGCAGctgcccccaccgccgccgccgccgctcgggcccggccgccgcggcgggggagggggctGGGGCGCCGGCTGGTACTGGCGGGCGGTCGCGTTCCCGGCCGTCGTGGCGCTCGGCTGCCTCCTGCCCTTCGCCTTCATCCTCGCTGCCGTCCCCGCGCTCGAGGCCGGCGGAAGCAAGTGCTCCTCCATCG ATTGCTTGGGGAGGCGGATAGGGCCTAGTTTCCTTGGTAGGCAGGGAGGCGATTCTGCA AGGCTGGTGCAAGATCTGTACAGAATTTTTGATCAAGTTAACAATGAGGAATTCCCTTCCAATGAAAAGTTACCAGAATCATTCAGGGATTTTCTTTTGGAGATGAAGGATAACCATTATGATGCTAAGACATTTGCTGTTAGGTTGAAAGCTACG ATGGAAAACATGGATAAGGAGGTAAAGAGGTCACGGTTGGCAGAACAGCTGTATAAACATTATGCTGCAACTGCTATTCCCAAAGGAATCCATTGCTTGTCTCTGCGTCTTACTGATGAATACTCCTCAAATGCTCATGCACGGAAGCAGTTGCCACCACCAGAATTGTTACCTTTGCTTTCTGATAATTCCTTCCAACATTATATTCTAGCCAGTGATAACATTCTTGCTGCTTCAGTTGTTGTCAGCTCAACTGTACGATCTTCCTCAGTGCCTGAGAAAGTAGTTTTTCATGTTATTACTGATAAGAAAACATATCCTGGGATGCATTCATGGTTTGCTCTTAATTCTATATCACCCGCCATAGTTGAAGTAAAAGGTGTTCACCAGTTTGACTGGTTGACAAGAGAAAATGTCCCAGTACTAGAGGCTATAGAAAATCATCGTGGAGTCAGAAATCATTATCATGGAGATCATGGAACAGTTTCCAGCGCAAGTGACAATCCTAGGGTGCTCGCTTCAAAGCTGCAGGCTCGAAGCCCCAAATACATATCCCTGCTGAACCATCTCCGCATTTATTTGCCTGAG CTCTTTCCAAACCTCAACAAGGTGGTCTTCCTTGATGATGACATTGTTGTTCAGCGCGACTTGTCTCCCCTTTGGGAGATCAATCTTGAAGGGAAGGTAAATGGAGCTGTGGAAACGTGCAGAGGTGAAGACAACTGGGTGATGTCTAAGCGTTTCAGGACATATTTCAACTTCTCTCACCCAGTGATATCTCAAAGTCTTGACCCAGATGAATGTGCTTGGGCATATGGGATGAATATCTTTGATCTGGCAGCTTGGAGGAAGACAAACATCAGGGATACATATCATTTCTGGTTGAAGGAG AATCTAAAATCTGGTCTTACTCTCTGGAAATTTGGTACTTTACCACCTGCGCTTATAGCATTCAGGGGTCATGTGCATGGAATAGATCCATCTTGGCACCTGCTTGGCTTAGGATACCAAGAAAAGACAGATATTGAGAGTGTCAGGAGGGCTGCAGTGATCCATTATAATGGCCAGTGCAAGCCATGGCTAGACATTGCTTTTAAGAACCTACAGCCATTCTGGGCAAGGCATGTAAATTACTCCAACGACTTTGTTAGAAACTGCCATATTTTGGAGCCCCAGTATGACAAGGAGTGA